One genomic segment of Rhizobium viscosum includes these proteins:
- a CDS encoding DUF3800 domain-containing protein — protein MQIYCDESGGFDEDKHSLILSAVRISAHDAGRMMKKFRKAIGAKDEVKGGLLDDAQRGKFFDMLGEEEHFSAVVTCHKSSSLGSVVSNVHPECSVLEQMVIEACMPLMVSGTQARIIADGGRYSRQVYDQIAAKIAATIGKFNAAPAIDFVRSDITAGVQIADIIANTIYKATRDHHANVAETSICSDLIRGGRLLVFSAKLDVLKPRWLATG, from the coding sequence GTGCAGATATACTGTGACGAAAGCGGAGGTTTCGACGAGGATAAACACTCCCTCATTCTCTCTGCCGTGCGTATCTCTGCGCACGATGCCGGCCGCATGATGAAGAAGTTTCGAAAGGCCATCGGTGCGAAGGACGAGGTTAAGGGCGGCCTTCTGGACGATGCACAACGAGGAAAGTTTTTCGACATGCTTGGCGAGGAAGAGCACTTTTCGGCTGTGGTCACATGCCACAAGTCTAGCTCACTTGGCTCGGTTGTTTCGAACGTCCATCCAGAGTGTTCGGTTCTCGAGCAAATGGTGATTGAGGCTTGTATGCCTCTGATGGTCTCCGGCACTCAGGCTCGCATCATTGCAGATGGCGGAAGGTATTCCAGACAAGTCTACGACCAAATAGCAGCCAAGATTGCAGCGACGATTGGGAAATTCAACGCCGCACCAGCTATCGACTTTGTTCGCAGTGACATCACGGCAGGCGTACAGATTGCTGACATCATTGCAAACACCATCTACAAGGCAACGCGTGATCACCACGCCAATGTTGCCGAAACTTCGATATGCTCGGATCTGATTAGAGGCGGCAGGCTGCTTGTGTTTTCGGCTAAGCTGGATGTTTTGAAGCCTCGATGGCTTGCTACAGGATAA
- the murA gene encoding UDP-N-acetylglucosamine 1-carboxyvinyltransferase: protein MDRIRIVGGNELNGIIPISGAKNAALPLMIASLLTSDTLTLENVPHLADVELLMRILGNHGVDVAVNGRRERQEDSYARTIHFTCRTIVDTTAPYELVSKMRASFWVIGPLLAREGHCRVSLPGGCAIGTRPVDLFIDGLTALGATMEIDGGYINAKAPQGGLIGTHYTFPKVSVGATHVLMMAATLARGTTVIGNAAREPEVVDLANCLNAMGAKVSGAGTPTITIEGVTSLSGARHRVLPDRIETGTYAMAVAMAGGDVVLENTDIALLETALETLRRAGAEISSTNNGMRIKRNGAGIQPVDIVTDPFPGFPTDLQAQFMALMTRSSGISHVTETIFENRFMHVQELARLGAKISLSGQTAKIEGVQRLKGAPVMATDLRASVSLVIAGLAAEGETTVSRVYHLDRGFERLEEKLTRCGAIVERVSE from the coding sequence ATGGATCGTATCAGAATTGTCGGCGGTAATGAGCTCAATGGCATCATTCCGATTTCCGGCGCCAAGAATGCCGCGCTGCCGCTGATGATCGCCTCGCTTTTGACGAGCGATACGTTGACGCTGGAAAACGTGCCCCACCTCGCCGATGTCGAATTGCTGATGCGCATCCTCGGCAATCACGGCGTCGATGTGGCCGTCAACGGCCGCCGGGAGCGTCAGGAAGATTCCTACGCCCGCACGATCCATTTCACATGCCGCACTATCGTAGACACCACCGCGCCCTATGAGCTGGTCTCAAAGATGCGTGCCTCCTTCTGGGTCATCGGTCCGCTGCTCGCCCGCGAGGGCCATTGCCGCGTTTCCCTGCCAGGCGGCTGCGCCATCGGCACGCGTCCGGTCGATCTCTTCATCGATGGCCTGACTGCGCTCGGCGCGACCATGGAGATCGATGGCGGTTATATCAACGCCAAAGCACCGCAGGGCGGCCTCATCGGCACGCATTATACTTTCCCGAAAGTATCTGTTGGCGCGACGCATGTGCTGATGATGGCGGCAACACTTGCCCGCGGCACGACCGTGATCGGCAACGCCGCACGCGAGCCCGAAGTCGTCGACCTCGCCAACTGCCTGAACGCCATGGGCGCCAAGGTTTCCGGCGCCGGCACCCCGACCATTACCATCGAAGGCGTCACCTCGCTCTCGGGCGCGCGCCATCGCGTCCTGCCTGACCGCATCGAGACCGGCACCTATGCCATGGCCGTCGCCATGGCCGGCGGCGATGTCGTACTCGAAAATACCGATATTGCCCTACTGGAAACGGCGCTGGAAACGCTGCGGCGCGCCGGCGCGGAGATTTCGTCGACCAACAATGGCATGCGCATCAAGCGTAACGGCGCCGGCATCCAGCCGGTCGATATCGTCACGGATCCCTTCCCAGGTTTCCCGACCGACCTGCAGGCGCAGTTCATGGCGCTGATGACCCGCTCTTCCGGTATCTCGCATGTCACGGAAACCATCTTCGAAAACCGCTTCATGCATGTGCAGGAGCTTGCCCGCCTTGGCGCGAAGATCTCTCTGTCGGGCCAGACGGCCAAGATCGAGGGTGTCCAGAGGCTGAAGGGCGCGCCTGTCATGGCGACCGATCTTCGCGCTTCCGTTTCCCTCGTCATCGCCGGCCTTGCCGCCGAAGGCGAAACCACGGTGTCCCGCGTTTATCACCTCGATCGCGGCTTTGAGCGGCTGGAAGAAAAGCTGACCCGCTGCGGCGCCATCGTCGAACGCGTCAGCGAATAA
- a CDS encoding DUF2948 family protein has protein sequence MTDLKLVALDAEDLAVISAHVQDSVFKVADIDWSPRDKQFALAANRFVWEEAARKRKGFERRRAALVFKRVLSVRSIGIDRSRRDDVLSLLALRFEQKGEGPEGTLELSLSGTASIVLDVECIEMQLADIGGAWEAGAKPRHPGT, from the coding sequence ATGACCGACCTGAAGCTTGTTGCGCTCGATGCCGAGGACCTTGCGGTCATTTCCGCACATGTGCAGGACAGCGTTTTCAAGGTGGCCGATATCGACTGGTCGCCGCGCGACAAGCAATTTGCGCTCGCCGCCAACCGTTTCGTCTGGGAAGAGGCGGCCCGCAAGCGCAAGGGTTTCGAACGACGCCGCGCTGCCCTCGTTTTCAAGCGTGTGCTTTCCGTCCGCTCGATCGGCATCGATCGTTCGCGGCGTGACGATGTGCTGTCGCTGCTCGCTTTGCGTTTCGAGCAGAAGGGCGAGGGACCAGAAGGCACGCTCGAGCTTTCGCTCTCGGGCACGGCCTCGATCGTCCTCGATGTCGAATGCATCGAAATGCAGCTTGCCGATATCGGCGGCGCCTGGGAAGCAGGCGCCAAACCGCGCCACCCCGGCACCTGA